NNNNNNNNNNNNNNNNNNNNNNNNNNNNNNNNNNNNNNNNNNNNNNNNNNNNNNNNNNNNNNNNNNNNNNNNNNNNNNNNNNNNNNNNNNNNNNNNNNNNNNNNNNNNNNNNNNNNNNNNNNNNNNNNNNNNNNNNNNNNNNNNNNNNNNNNNNNNNNNNNNNNNNNNNNNNNNNNNNNNNNNNNNNNNNNNNNNNNNNNNNNNNNNNNNNNNNNNNNNNNNNNNNNNNNNNNNNNNNNNNNNNNNNNNNNNNNNNNNNNNNNNNNNNNNNNNNNNNNNNNNNNNNNNNNNNNNNNNNNNNNNNNNNNNNNNNNNNNNNNNNNNNNNNNNNNNNNNNNNNNNNNNNNNNNNNNNNNNNNNNNNNNNNNNNNNNNNNNNNNNNNNNNNNNNNNNNNNNNNNNNNNNNNNNNNNNNNNNNNNNNNNNNTGGTAAGGCGTAGGACCGGCGGTGGATTGATCCTGGGACGCAGCAGGTGGTGTAACTTCGGTAGAATACATTGTTGGCAGTCCATAACTACCAGTAGCATAATGATCACAGTATGACTGCTACTGGCCATAGCCTGCCTAGCTAGCAGTGGGTGCACCAGGGGAAGGCGGTGGTGCACCATAGCCTGGCTGACTGTATCCATACTGCCCATAACCAGCCTGAGTAGGCGGTGCCTGTCCATACGGAACAGATGAAGGTGGCTTCTGAGCATGTGGAGGCTACCCATAAGCACCCGGGCCATACGTGGCCTGTGGTGGTGGCTGCATATCATAGTCAGGCTGTGTGGAGCAGTGTATCCAGATTGAGGGGGCAGAACCTTGCGCCATGTAGCTTGATGCAGCAGCAGTAGTATAGGTGGCAGGAGTTGAAGCTTGCTGCCCTGAAGTTGCTTGACCAGTGCCACCTGGACCACCATAGCTCGGTGCAGTACCACCATCCTGAGTTGGGTTAGCAGCTGATGCCCCATAGCCAGATGCCCCATAGTTCTACTAATCATATCCAGGCCGCTGTGAGTAAGACAGCCCTTGCGTCTGATAACCAGAGTAATCATACGCTTGCTGCCCGCCACTCTGCTGAGAGTACGTAGAATCACCATACCCTTTTGAAGCATGAGTAACAGACTGGCTGTAATTGTAGCTGCTAGCATCAGGAGGTGCAGTTCCAATGGCATACTGTTGTTGTTGGGGTTGCTAGTGTTGGTTCAGACTTTTTCAGACAACTAAACTGCATACTGCCTCCCTCCTATACTAGGGACAAGTGCAGTTTCCTCGCTAGAAAAACAATGCATATGGTTCAGACTTTTTCAGACAACTAAACTGCAACATCACATTCTAATTTCTAAACTCCGAGTGCAAAGCATCAAGTCTGTTGAGGTGAGTAGGACTAGGATTACCT
This portion of the Triticum dicoccoides isolate Atlit2015 ecotype Zavitan chromosome 7A, WEW_v2.0, whole genome shotgun sequence genome encodes:
- the LOC119333035 gene encoding uncharacterized protein LOC119333035, whose product is TNTSNPNNNSMPLELHLLMLAATITASLLLMLQKGMVILRTLSRVAGSKRMITLVIRRKGCLTHSGLDMISRTMGHLAMGHQLLTQLRMVVLHRAMVVQVALVKQLQGSKLQLLPPILLLLHQATWRKVLPPQSGYTAPHSLTMICSHHHRPRMARVLMGSLHMLRSHLHLFRMDRHRLLRLVMGSMDTVSQAMVHHRLPLVHPLLARQAMASSSHTVIIMLLVVMDCQQCILPKLHHLLRPRINPPPVLRL